A DNA window from Agarivorans sp. TSD2052 contains the following coding sequences:
- the ppc gene encoding phosphoenolpyruvate carboxylase — MSQNMPQEINASLRGNVNLLGQLLGNTIKSHMGEAFLEKVETIRQLAKASRNNDDQAREQLLELLRNLSDDELLPVTRAFSQFLNLANIAEQFHTVSRNCEGSTCAQDPIDLVFQKLKQENLSEAEIHHAVAQLNIELVLTAHPTEVTRRTLINKHVSINNCLDWLELDLPERERENLLGRLEQLINQAWHTDEIRQQRPTPVDEAKWGFAVIENSLWQAVPEFVRQLDKKLAKHFDMRLALDCAPVVFSSWMGGDRDGNPFVTAKVTEEVLLSSRWVAVDLYLKEIQILVSELSMSDANEALLEQTGDQSEPYRALLKVLRSELQETHDYLTAKLKGQYTEARDIITNTEQLREPLELCYYSLQDCGMGIIADGTLLDLLRRIACFGINLLRLDIRQDSGRHEEVFSEITRYLGMGDYAHWNETDKQHFLLQELNSKRPLFPRDWEPSEAVQEVLDTCAIIAKQEREALGIYIISMASEPSDVLAVQLLLQEAGCPFRLPVAPLFETLDDLNNAPATMSKLLSVDWYRGYISGQQHVMIGYSDSAKDAGVLAASWAQYRAQEALVSICEGHQVNLTLFHGRGGTIGRGGAPAHAALLSQPPGSLKGGLRVTEQGEMIRFKFGLPKVALDSLNLYASAVLEANLVPPVEPKQEWREVMDQIAENSCDAYRGVVWGEEDFVPYFRSATPERELAKLPLGSRPAKRRQDGGVESLRAIPWIFSWSQNRLLLPAWLGSGSAFESLIEQGKADLLQEMRTWPFFDNRLAMLEMVFMKADTWLSKIYDDRLVEPELQVLGEKLRADLERSRAAILSLAPEHRLLANQAWVVESINLRNPYIDPLHVLQVELLNRSRASEELCPVVDQALMVSIAGIAAGMRNTG, encoded by the coding sequence ATGAGCCAGAATATGCCTCAGGAAATCAACGCGTCGTTACGAGGAAACGTAAACTTACTCGGACAACTGCTTGGAAATACGATCAAAAGCCATATGGGTGAAGCGTTCTTAGAAAAAGTAGAGACGATTCGCCAGCTAGCTAAAGCCTCTCGCAATAATGACGACCAAGCTCGTGAGCAGCTATTAGAACTATTGCGTAATCTTAGCGATGACGAACTACTGCCGGTTACTCGTGCATTTAGTCAGTTTCTCAACTTGGCCAATATTGCCGAGCAATTTCATACGGTATCGAGAAATTGCGAAGGTAGCACTTGCGCTCAAGATCCGATTGACTTGGTATTCCAAAAGCTAAAACAAGAAAACCTCAGTGAAGCTGAGATTCACCATGCGGTAGCCCAGCTTAATATCGAATTGGTATTAACTGCTCACCCAACCGAGGTAACGCGTCGTACCTTAATCAATAAACACGTGAGTATTAATAACTGTTTAGATTGGTTAGAGCTCGACTTACCAGAGCGTGAGCGTGAAAACTTACTAGGCCGCTTGGAACAATTGATTAACCAAGCTTGGCACACCGACGAAATCCGTCAACAACGCCCGACTCCGGTCGATGAAGCTAAATGGGGCTTCGCGGTTATCGAGAACTCACTATGGCAAGCAGTACCAGAATTTGTTCGCCAGCTAGACAAAAAGCTCGCTAAACATTTTGATATGCGCTTAGCACTAGACTGCGCTCCTGTCGTGTTTTCATCCTGGATGGGCGGCGACCGTGATGGCAACCCGTTTGTTACCGCTAAGGTTACCGAAGAAGTGTTGCTTTCAAGCCGCTGGGTAGCGGTAGATTTGTATTTGAAAGAAATACAAATTTTAGTTAGTGAGCTGTCGATGAGTGACGCCAATGAAGCGCTATTAGAACAAACCGGCGATCAGAGCGAACCTTATCGTGCACTATTAAAAGTGTTGCGCAGCGAGCTACAAGAAACCCATGATTACCTCACTGCTAAATTAAAAGGCCAATATACCGAAGCGCGCGATATTATTACCAATACCGAGCAATTACGTGAGCCGCTAGAGCTTTGTTACTACTCGCTACAAGATTGTGGCATGGGCATTATTGCCGATGGTACCTTGCTTGACCTACTGCGCCGTATTGCTTGCTTTGGTATTAACTTACTGCGCTTGGACATTCGCCAAGATAGTGGTCGCCACGAAGAAGTGTTTTCTGAAATCACCCGTTACCTAGGCATGGGTGACTATGCTCACTGGAACGAAACCGACAAACAGCATTTCTTATTACAAGAATTAAACTCTAAGCGTCCCTTATTCCCTCGCGATTGGGAGCCCAGTGAAGCAGTACAGGAAGTTCTGGATACTTGCGCCATTATTGCTAAGCAAGAACGCGAAGCACTCGGTATCTACATCATTTCGATGGCGAGTGAGCCATCTGACGTATTAGCAGTACAACTGTTATTACAAGAAGCCGGTTGCCCCTTCCGCTTACCGGTCGCGCCATTATTTGAAACCTTAGATGATTTGAATAACGCACCAGCCACCATGAGTAAGCTATTGTCGGTAGACTGGTACCGTGGCTACATCTCGGGTCAGCAACATGTCATGATTGGCTATTCAGATTCAGCCAAAGACGCCGGCGTATTAGCAGCATCATGGGCACAATATCGTGCTCAAGAGGCTCTAGTGTCGATCTGTGAAGGACACCAAGTAAACCTCACCTTGTTCCATGGACGTGGCGGTACGATTGGTCGTGGCGGCGCTCCTGCGCATGCGGCCCTACTCTCGCAACCACCGGGCTCTTTAAAAGGTGGCTTACGTGTGACCGAGCAAGGTGAAATGATCCGTTTCAAATTCGGTTTGCCTAAAGTCGCTTTAGACAGCTTAAATTTATACGCCAGTGCTGTGCTTGAAGCCAACTTAGTGCCACCAGTTGAGCCAAAGCAAGAATGGCGAGAAGTAATGGATCAAATCGCTGAAAATTCTTGTGATGCCTACCGCGGCGTAGTGTGGGGCGAAGAAGACTTTGTACCTTACTTCCGCTCGGCAACACCTGAGCGAGAGTTGGCTAAGTTACCCTTAGGGAGTCGCCCAGCTAAACGTCGCCAAGATGGCGGTGTAGAAAGCCTGCGCGCAATTCCTTGGATTTTCTCATGGAGCCAAAACCGCTTATTGCTACCAGCATGGTTAGGTAGTGGTTCGGCCTTTGAAAGCCTGATTGAGCAAGGCAAAGCCGATTTACTTCAAGAGATGCGCACCTGGCCATTTTTTGATAATCGCTTAGCAATGCTTGAAATGGTCTTCATGAAAGCGGATACCTGGCTATCAAAAATCTATGATGACCGTTTAGTAGAACCTGAGCTACAGGTACTAGGTGAGAAACTGCGCGCGGATCTAGAAAGATCTCGAGCGGCAATTTTGTCATTAGCACCTGAGCATCGCTTATTAGCAAACCAAGCTTGGGTTGTTGAATCGATTAACTTGCGTAACCCTTACATTGACCCACTACATGTACTGCAGGTAGAGCTACTGAATCGTTCTCGTGCCAGTGAAGAGTTATGCCCAGTGGTTGACCAAGCCTTAATGGTGAGCATTGCCGGTATCGCAGCGGGTATGCGTAATACAGGTTAA
- the argC gene encoding N-acetyl-gamma-glutamyl-phosphate reductase — MLKAAIIGASGYTGAELAGYVSRHPKLALAGLFVSERSLDAGKALSSLHGKLRGVVDAPVQPLIVADIASTFADIDIVLLATAHEVSHDLASALLGAGCQVFDLSGAFRVESAEFYEKYYGFTHQFPELLEQAVYGLAEWNAEQIKLTDLVAVAGCYPTASLTALKPLAEAGLIDTNSKAIINATSGVSGAGRKASFGSSFCEVSLSPYGVFNHRHQPEIATHLGHPVIFTPHLGNFKRGILATINVCLKAGTTEEQVNQAYQQAYAGQNIVRLLDGEWPSISNVEHTPFIDLAWQQQGDDLIVVSAEDNLLKGAASQAIQCLNIRNGFAVTESLI, encoded by the coding sequence ATGTTAAAGGCTGCAATTATCGGAGCAAGTGGTTATACCGGTGCTGAGTTGGCGGGCTATGTGAGTCGACACCCAAAATTGGCGCTTGCTGGTTTGTTTGTCTCAGAACGTAGCTTAGACGCAGGCAAGGCCTTATCTAGCTTGCACGGTAAACTCCGAGGTGTAGTTGATGCCCCAGTTCAGCCGCTAATAGTGGCTGATATTGCCAGCACTTTTGCCGATATTGACATTGTATTACTCGCCACCGCCCACGAAGTGAGTCATGACTTAGCGAGTGCCTTATTAGGCGCTGGCTGTCAGGTATTCGATTTATCGGGTGCCTTCCGAGTTGAAAGTGCGGAATTTTACGAAAAATACTACGGGTTTACTCATCAATTTCCCGAGTTATTGGAACAAGCGGTATACGGTTTAGCTGAATGGAATGCCGAGCAAATCAAGCTCACGGATTTAGTCGCAGTGGCCGGCTGTTATCCAACCGCCTCGTTAACAGCGCTAAAGCCTTTGGCAGAAGCAGGCTTGATTGACACAAACAGTAAAGCCATTATTAATGCAACCAGTGGTGTGAGTGGTGCAGGGCGTAAAGCCTCATTCGGCAGTTCGTTCTGCGAAGTCAGTTTAAGTCCTTATGGCGTATTTAATCATCGTCATCAACCAGAGATTGCCACTCATTTAGGCCATCCAGTTATTTTTACTCCACATTTAGGTAATTTTAAACGAGGTATTCTGGCCACCATTAATGTTTGTTTAAAAGCGGGTACGACTGAAGAGCAAGTTAATCAGGCTTACCAACAAGCCTACGCTGGGCAAAATATTGTTCGCCTGTTAGATGGCGAATGGCCTTCTATTAGTAACGTTGAGCACACGCCATTTATTGATCTAGCTTGGCAACAGCAAGGTGATGACTTGATTGTGGTCTCTGCCGAAGATAACTTACTGAAAGGCGCGGCTAGCCAAGCCATACAGTGTTTAAATATTCGTAATGGCTTTGCTGTTACCGAATCGCTAATTTAA
- the argB gene encoding acetylglutamate kinase: MKPLVIKLGGAVLNNAQALDNLFAALQQVSQPIVLVHGGGVVVEDVLAKTGFVSEKLDGLRVTPKEQIPYVVGALAGTSNKLLLAQALKAGLSAVGLCLSDAGSCHVEQMDPRLGHVGEASVGNPALLTSLIELGHVPVMSSIGIGKDGELYNVNADQAALAVCKLLQGQLVLLSDVAGVLDQNKQLVAQLNSELAEKMIADGVITDGMTVKVNAALEAAAFLQTPVALASWKDPVRLASLLAGQTYNGESVGTQVTV, translated from the coding sequence ATGAAACCATTGGTCATTAAATTAGGCGGCGCGGTATTGAATAATGCGCAAGCCTTAGATAACTTGTTTGCTGCTTTACAGCAGGTCAGCCAACCCATCGTATTAGTGCATGGTGGTGGGGTGGTGGTTGAAGACGTGCTGGCTAAAACTGGCTTTGTCTCTGAAAAGTTAGACGGTTTACGGGTAACACCTAAAGAGCAAATCCCCTATGTAGTAGGGGCTCTAGCGGGCACCAGTAATAAACTGCTGTTGGCTCAAGCTTTAAAAGCGGGTTTGTCGGCAGTGGGTTTGTGTTTAAGCGATGCGGGTTCGTGTCACGTAGAACAAATGGACCCGCGTTTGGGGCATGTGGGTGAGGCATCAGTGGGTAACCCCGCGTTACTCACTAGCTTGATTGAACTTGGTCATGTGCCAGTAATGAGCTCAATTGGCATTGGCAAAGACGGTGAACTTTACAATGTTAATGCCGACCAAGCGGCACTTGCAGTATGTAAATTGTTGCAAGGTCAATTGGTATTGCTGTCTGATGTTGCCGGTGTGCTTGACCAAAACAAACAGTTAGTCGCGCAGTTGAATAGCGAATTGGCTGAAAAAATGATTGCTGATGGAGTCATTACCGACGGCATGACGGTAAAAGTAAATGCCGCACTAGAAGCCGCTGCTTTTTTACAAACACCAGTCGCGTTAGCATCATGGAAAGATCCTGTGCGCCTAGCTAGCCTGCTAGCTGGACAAACATATAATGGCGAGTCGGTAGGGACTCAGGTTACCGTTTAA